Proteins from one Aspergillus nidulans FGSC A4 chromosome VIII genomic window:
- a CDS encoding pyrroline-5-carboxylate reductase family protein (transcript_id=CADANIAT00001058), which produces MGIDIDLTVAVIGCGTLGTAIAAGILDPKDKSGINIKRLIATVGTEPSKQRVRDALSTHESRLTVLTHGGNVRAIQEADVVLLAVKPFKRAEVFCAPGFKEAIRNKLVLSIMAGITTKEFARLAIGDGAAPGILQVVRAMPNMAAKIREAMTLYTPSPGTSPENLSIASWIFGQVGESHQIPEASFDICAVLVGCAGSLLLLAVDGLLDAAVAEGVRRSEVQNLVVNSAIGMLKLVPAGDHPSVLREKIASPGGCSIQALLELERLGARSAFTRAIMAAAEKSKAMSSS; this is translated from the exons ATGGGAATCGACATTGACCTCACAGTCGCCGTCATTGGCTGCG GTACCTTGGGAACTGCCATCGCGGCTGGTATCCTCGATCCAAAAGACAAGAGtggcatcaacatcaagcGCTTAATAGCTACAGTGGGCACAGAGCCCTCCAAACAGCGTGTCAGAGATGCGCTGTCCACGCACGAGTCGCGATTGACAGTCCTTACGCATGGGGGCAATGTTCGCGCCATCCAAGAAGCAGACGTCGTCTTACTTGCTGTGAAGCCCTTCAAGCGAGCAGAGGTCTTCTGTGCTCCAGGGTTCAAGGAGGCCATCCGCAACAAGCTCGTTCTCAGCATTATGGCAGGGATTACGACAAAGGAGTTCGCTCGTCTTGCGATTGGTGACGGCGCTGCTCCAGGCATTCTGCAAGTTGTCCGTGCGATGCCCAACATGGCTGCCAAAATCCGTGAGGCCATGACGCTCTACACCCCCAGCCCCGGCACGAGCCCAGAGAATCTAAGTATCGCGTCCTGGATCTTCGGCCAGGTTGGCGAATCTCATCAGATCCCCGAGGCTTCCTTCGACATCTGCGCCGTTCTAGTGGGATGTGCGGGctctttgctgcttcttgcagTCGATGGTCTCCTAGATGCCGCTGTTGCAGAAGGTGTCAGGAGATCCGAGGTGCAGAACCTGGTCGTTAACAGCGCTATCGGTATGCTGAAGCTTGTTCCTGCTGGAGATCACCCCAGCGTCTTGAGAGAGAAAATTGCTTCTCCCGGTGGATGCTCGATCCAGGCTCTGTTGGAATTGGAGAGGCTGGGGGCACGCTCGGCCTTTACGAGGGCTATTATGGCGGCCGCGGAGAAGTCCAAggccatgtcctcgtccTAG
- a CDS encoding uncharacterized protein (transcript_id=CADANIAT00001059), protein MAAITPENESKIAHDADAAMSTEIGQVLHDAAGNVDQLQRRLSNRHIQLIAIGGSIGTGLFINIGMGLARGGPASLLIGIIIHCCFMALVNNCIAEMTVLFPVSGGFIRMADKWVDSALGFMAGWNFFLYEAILIPFEITALSIVLQYWRDDIPSAAVTAVTIAMYGVLNLLPVGLYGETEFWLSSGKVVLVFILFGFTFFTMVGVNPQRDAYGFRYWVSPGPLAEWHTGGDLGRFEGLLNVTWVGTFIVVGPEYLSMAAAETRHPRVYVKSAYKAVYFRFGLFFIGSALAAGIVVPYNDPVLQSLARGEQSSSSAAASPYVVAMKHLGISVLPDIVNALIFTSILSAGNTYTFCAMRSLYGMALEGRAPGFLRKCTKGGIPIYCLGVTTLLSCLAFLQESRSSHVVLQWFVNLVTAGCIISFIVICITYLRFFRACKVQGVDRKNFPYYAYLQPYGAWLGLFWTVFVVLGYGYSSFTPWNVGTFFSYYSMVIFAVAAFSGWKLTMRSKLVPSSEVDLVWERPTVDAYEAVTTERPVGFWTDMKDMTRAAGSSRTNALTYWQWIRYATIATVTSAFENALVPIAAWNIHRLRQTSGPANPKTMQPLALHFHAQTSYL, encoded by the exons ATGGCGGCAATCACGCCCGAAAACGAGTCTAAGATAGCACACGATGCGGATGCGGCAATGAGCACTGAAATCGGCCAGGTTCTTCATGATGCTGCTGGGAATGTGGACCAACTTCAGCGACGTCTGTCTAACCGGCATATCCAGCTTATCGCCATCGGCGGCTCAATCGGAACAGGCCTGTTCATCAACATCGGTATGGGGCTTGCCAGAGGCGGCCCGGCAAGTCTTCTGATTGGGATCATCATCCACTGCTGCTTTATGGCGCTGGTTAACAACTGTATTGCGGAAATGACCGTGTTGTTCCCAGTAAGTGGAGGGTTTATTCGCATGGCAGACAAGTGGGTGGACTCGGCCTTGGGCTTCATGGCCGGGTGGAATTTCTTCCTCTATGAGGCCATTCTCATACCCTTCGAGATAACCGCCCTCAGTATTGTGCTACAGTACTGGAGAGATGATATCCCTTCGGCTGCCGTCACAGCAGTGACGATTGCCATGTACGG TGTTCTTAATCTGCTCCCCGTTGGGCTTTATGGTGAAACTGAGTTCTGGCTGTCGTCTGGCAAGGTAGTCTTGGTGTTTATCTTATTCGGTTTCACGTTCTTCACCATGGTGGGCGTCAACCCCCAACGCGATGCGTACGGTTTCCGGTACTGGGTCAGTCCGGGGCCGCTGGCGGAATGGCATACTGGCGGAGACCTTGGTAGGTTTGAAGGCCTGCTGAATGTGACCTGGGTTGGTACCTTTATTGTTGTTGGGCCGGAATACCTGtccatggcggcggcggagacgcGTCATCCCCGGGTTTACGTGAAGTCTGCATACAAGGCTGTTTATTTCCGCTTcggcctcttcttcatcggcagcGCTCTTGCAGCTGGGATTGTGGTTCCCTACAATGATCCAGTCCTGCAATCCCTTGCACGCGGTGAACAGAGCAGCAGCTCTGCGGCGGCCTCGCCATATGTGGTTGCTATGAAGCATCTGGGGATCAGTGTCTTGCCCGATATTGTTAACGCACTCATCTTCACAAGCATTTTGTCAGCTGGTAACACGTACACTTTCTGCGCGATGCGGAGTCTCTACGGCATGGCGCTTGAAGGCAGGGCACCTGGATTCTTGAGAAAATGCACCAAGGGAGGAATACCAATCTATTGTCTCGGTGTCACAACGTTGCTCTCGTGCCTTGCATTTCTTCAGGAATCGAGAAGCTCCCACGTTGTGCTGCAATGGTTCGTCAACCTAGTTACAGCTGGCTGTATAATCAGCTTTATCGTCATCTGTATCACCTACCTACGGTTCTTCCGGGCGTGCAAGGTCCAGGGCGTTGACCGGAAGAATTTTCCATACTATGCCTACCTCCAGCCATACGGGGCCTGGCTTGGCCTTTTCTGGACGGTCTTTGTGGTTCTGGGATATGGGTACTCTAGTTTCACCCCATGGAATGTGGGCACATTCTTCTCCTACTATTCCATGGTCATATTTGCGGTTGCTGCCTTTAGCGGGTGGAAGCTGACGATGAGGTCTAAGCTGGTCCCGTCGAGCGAGGTCGATTTGGTCTGGGAACGACCAACAGTGGATGCGTACGAGGCAGTCACCACGGAGAGACCGGTAGGATTTTGGACGGACATGAAAGACATG ACAAGGGCTGCTGGATCTTCCAGGACAAATGCCCTAACATATTGGCAGTGGATTAGATATGCTACT ATAGCGACGGTGACGAGCGCGTTCGAGAACGCCCTCGTCCCGATTGCGGCCTGGAATATCCATCGACTACGCCAAACAAGCGGCCCAGCCAATCCGAAGACAATGCAGCCACTGGCATTGCACTTTCATGCCCAGACGTCTTACCTTTGA
- a CDS encoding protein manF (transcript_id=CADANIAT00001054), which translates to MKRQALTLIPLLGAAAAQSGPYGQCGGNDWSGATTCVSGHSDQFVHDADDDDQRYNKNNDNDDNMLTNDADVDLVLDHIASSGHKILRIWGFNDVNTEPSTGQVWFQKHQGGVSTINTGQYGLQRLDAVVSSAEKRGIKLIINFVNNWDDYGGMSAYLNAYGGSTKTDWYTSATIQAAYRTYIKAVIDRFIDSPAIFAWELANEPRCNGCDTSILYDWIADTSAYIKSLDPLHMVCIGDEGFGLDEGSDGSYPFSYNEGLDFAANLAIDTIDFGTFHLYPGSWGVSYDWGNLWAITHGAACATAGKPCLFEEYGAPSDHCAIEVPWQTTAVSSTGIAGDLFWQWGDTLSTGQTHNDGNTIYYGSDEYTCMVTEHMERIAAR; encoded by the exons ATGAAGAGACAAGCTCTTACTCTGATTCCTCTGCTcggtgctgctgccgcgcagAGTGGCCCGTACGGCCAATGCGGAGGGAATGACTGGTCTGGAGCCACCACATGTGTGTCGGG GCACAGCGACCAGTTCGTCCACGACGCTGACGACGACGACCAGCGCTACAACAAGAACAACGACAACGACGACAA CATGCTGACAAATGATGCGGACGTGGATCTTGTCCTGGATCATATCGCCTCATCAGGGCATAAAATCCTGCGCATCTGGGGCTTCAATGATGTGAATACTGAGCCATCGACTGGCCAGGTATGGTTCCAGAAGCACCAAGGGGGCGTTTCGACCATCAATACAGGGCAATACGGGTTGCAGCGCTTGGATGCAGTAGTCAGCTCGGCTGAGAAGCGAGGCATCAAGCTTATTATCAATTTCGTCAACAACTGGGATGATTACGGCGGAATGAGTGCTTACCTGAATGCCTACGGTGGCAGTACTAAGACCGACTGGTATACCAGCGCCACCATCCAGGCTGCCTATCGTACATACATCAAGGCAGTCATAGACAGATTCATCGACTCGCCAGCTATCTTTGCCTGGGAATTGGCGAATGAGCCCCGCTGCAATGGCTGTGATACGTCCATTCTATACGACTGGATCGCTGACACCAGTGCCTACATTAAATCACTTGATCCGCTGCACATGGTCTGCATTGGCGACG AGGGCTTTGGACTAGACGAGGGCTCCGATGGTAGTTACCCGTTCAGCTATAATGAAGGGCTCGATTTCGCCGCGAACCTCGCCATTGATACCATAGACTTTGGCACCTTTCATCTCTACCCGGGCAGCT GGGGCGTATCGTATGATTGGGGTAATCTCTGGGCCATCACGCATGGCGCAGCATGTGCAACAGCGGGAAAGCCATGCCTATTTGAAGAATACGGAGCACCGTCCGACCACTGTGCAATTGAGGTCCCCTGGCAAACGACTGCTGTAAGCTCGACTGGGATAGCTGGCGACCTTTTCTGGCAGTGGGGAGATACCTTGAGCACTGGGCAGACCCATAATGACGGAAACACGATCTACTATGGCTCTGATGAGTATACATGCATGGTGACAGAGCATATGGAGCGGATTGCGGCAAGGTAG
- a CDS encoding uncharacterized protein (transcript_id=CADANIAT00001056), translated as MSQTSVRLAVIPARAPWRLVASSQFHTRSSPLLFRLSFPQVSNNPAFRRRRAAYGAVGTVLAVSGFAWTAQTGNVEVHEDPCDRRALTTVPMTKLISGWIAFAFCSSPTWVDASETLYNIVSQIPILSSIANAFIMRTFFNQFLGGETTSECIPKIEALRREEVGTLLGYNIEAELDGSDKRRELIHAQTEHVLSSIETQGRLARKFWPDSTTTSGDNRCWVRIKVTGLVPSPVALYHGSNAILSERSARGLDKDVPYPGLPHDGDWEAALSGVSTKDREELLALRAIMEKIATKARENNVRIVIDAEQTWYQPLIDSLTDELMQKYNTLDGPATCIGSFQAYLRRYPQLLDQQIRRAEEKGYKLLFKQVRGAYMVTEAARWKREGRQGLGPVWPTVEETHASYNYGIQRTISTIAEQIKNNEHLKIGAVFATHNSISIDLAIKLMEQNGMAKRIDDGKRLVLSNEIAGSIAFAQLYGNGTFLTLECSL; from the exons ATGTCTCAAACGTCCGTCCGGCTGGCGGTGATTCCTGCAAGGGCGCCATGGCGCCTGGTTGCATCCTCTCAGTTCCACACTCGGTCAAGCCCATTGTTATTTAGGCTCTCGTTTCCGCAGGTATCAAATAACCCTGCGTTCAGAAGAAGGCGCGCTGCATATGGCGCAGTTGGCACTGTTCTGGCAGTCTCCGGGTTCGCCTGGACAGCACAGACAGGAAACGTCGAGGTCCATGAGGACCCCTGTGACAGGAGAGCCCTAACGACAGTTCCTATGACGAAGCTGATATCAGGCTGGAT CGCGTTTGCATTTTGTTCCTCGCCGACATGGGTGGACGCGAGCGAAACCCTTTACAATATAGTCTCTCAAATACCTATTCTGTCCTCAATTGCCAACGCGTTCATCATGCGCACGTTCTTCAATCAGTTCCTTGGCGGCGAAACAACCTCTGAATGTATCCCCAAGATAGAGGCGCTGCGACGGGAGGAAGTCGGCACGCTGCTTGGGTACAACATTGAGGCCGAGCTCGACGGCTCAGATAAGCGGAGGGAGCTCATCCACGCACAGACCGAGCATGTTCTGTCCTCAATCGAGACTCAGGGACGACTGGCGAGAAAGTTCTGGCCGGACTCTACAACTACGAGTGGCGATAATCGCTGCTGGGTGCGGATCAAAGTGACCGGTTTGGTCCCTAGTCCGGTGGCACTTTACCACGGCTCTAATGCCATCTTGTCCGAACGATCAGCCAGAGGGCTTGACAAGGATGTCCCGTATCCTGGCTTGCCGCACGACGGGGACTGGGAAGCTGCATTGAGTGGAGTGAGCACCAAAGACCGCGAGGAGCTGCTCGCTCTGCGCGCCATTATGGAGAAGATCGCTACCAAGGCGCGCGAGAATAACGTTCGGATAGTGATCGATGCGGAGCAGACATGGTACCAGCCGCTAATTGACAGCCTGACTGACGAACTCATGCAGAAATACAACACACTTGACGGGCCCGCCACCTGCATTGGTTCCTTCCAGGCCTACCTTCGCAGGTATCcccagcttctcgaccagcaAATCAGACgtgcggaagagaagggatACAAGCTCCTCTTTAAACAGGTTCGCGGTGCATACATGGTCACCGAGGCTGCTagatggaagagagaaggaagacaagGCTTGGGACCTGTATGGCCGACTGTAGAAGAGACCCACGCTAGTTACAACTACGGCATTCAAAGGACCATCTCAACGattgcagagcagatcaaaaACAATGAACACCTGAAGATCGGCGCTGTCTTTGCTACCCACAACTCTATCAGCATTGATCTCGCCATCAAGCTGATGGAGCAAAATGGGATGGCCAAACGCATCGACGACGGGAAAAGACTGGTCTTGTCAAATGAGATCGCAGGCAGCATTGCCTTTGCTCAGTTATACGGTAACGGCACTTTTCTGACCCTGGAATGCTCTCTCTAA
- a CDS encoding uncharacterized protein (transcript_id=CADANIAT00001053), which produces MADIQPGSECDFVSVDVQTASDIIIWVHGLGDPDMSVLRNCQLLDLNRLLKRCWEDQDSDSTAIETDSGLLRARQSLPSSVAAGYPDGGYQADLSLL; this is translated from the exons ATGGCTGATATTCAGCCGGGAAGTGAATGTGACTTTGTGAGTGTAGACGTTCAGACGGCATCAGATATCATCAT ATGGGTCCACGGCCTAGGAGACCCCGACATGAGCGTCCTTCGGAACTGCCAACTGCTCGACCTCAACAGACTCCTCAAGCGATGCTGGGAAGACCAGGATTCTGACAGTACCGCTATAGAGACCGATTCTGGGTTACTTCGGGCTCGACAATCTCTGCCTTCCTCCGTTGCCGCAGGATATCCGGATGGCGGCTATCAAGCAGATTTGTCTCTGCTATGA
- a CDS encoding uncharacterized protein (transcript_id=CADANIAT00001055) has product MDIASVSKTATTISVAHSFHSERCITIFIASTAATTIILRAAIGALQSKASLYGRQLRLIAFCFRSLGSSISQCYAGEHDLSHYDSHNPPLLPTD; this is encoded by the exons ATGGATATAGCTTCAGTATCAAAGACCGCAACGACGATCTCGGTGGCACACAGCTTCCATTCTGAGCGCTGCATCACGATCTTCATCGCCTCCACTGCCGCGACCACAATTATCCTGAGGGCAGCTATTGGAGCTCTACAA TCCAAGGCGAGCCTGTAT GGCAGACAACTTCGACTAATTGCGTTCTGTTTTCGGTCTTTAGGTTCGAGCATATCGCAAT GTTATGCCGGTGAACACGATCTGTCACACTACGACAGTCACAACCCACCACTTCTTCCGACCGATtga
- a CDS encoding uncharacterized protein (transcript_id=CADANIAT00001057): MELHRHPEPGNADGLSYGPGSAERDLLKSALAEMESVVTDIPSIINGERIYTGRKGKQANPWNNHGQPLAEYYEVDSNTVTEKAIPGALEARKVWANMPFRDRAAIYKRAALLVETPKYRWKLMAAAMIGQGKTCGQAEGDCITEVIDTLNFHVYFCAQLYQQQPPKQFASSSSKLDYRPLEGFVLAVSPFNFTALGAHIALTPAILGNVVLWKPSPMAVLSNYILYQIMEEAGLPKGVVQFLPVADPTTVVDPALSSRDFAGLHYTGSSVVLRSLCARIGVNTHIYRNLPRVVGESGGKNFHLVHNSCKDDVDWLASAAVRSAYEFQGQKCSALSRFYVPRSLWDQGDLKKALLREAAKMTHGDDVKDLHHPLGPLVSQEAFQRFQQFVDRAQSDGHELVYGGKTDGSRGFFVQPAIFMASDGDSDSELMTTELFGPLFAVQTYDDSSPTGFEKVCELIDKTSEYGLAGSVFSRDRMAIRVADEKLRDSVGMFCINDKSTGAIIGAHPFGGARSSGTNDKANSVNVLLRFSSIRCVKDTYVTGSATLGACHVPE; this comes from the exons ATGGAGCTTCATCGCCACCCAGAACCAGGTAATGCCGACGGT CTGTCTTACGGGCCGGGCTCCGCCGAAAGAGATCTCTTAAAGTCAGCTTTGGCTGAGATGGAAAGTGTAGTCACCGATATTCCCAGTATCATCAACGGCGAGCGCATCTACACCGGCCGCAAGGGCAAACAGGCAAATCCGTGGAACAACCATGGCCAGCCGTTGGCCGAATACTACGAGGTGGATAGCAACACTGTCACAGAGAAGGCGATCCCAGGCGCTCTAGAGGCAAGGAAGGTCTGGGCCAACATGCCTTTCCGGGACCGGGCTGCAATCTACAAACGCGCAGCCCTGCTAGTCGAGACTCCCAAGTACCGGTGGAAGCTCATGGCAGCGGCAATGATCGGACAGGGCAAGACTTGTGGACAGGCAGAGGGCGACTGTATCACCGAAGTCATCGATACGCTGAACTTCCACGTCTACTTCTGCGCCCAGCTctaccagcagcaacctcctAAACAGTTTGCTTCATCGTCCAGCAAGCTGGATTACAGGCCCCTCGAGGGCTTTGTGCTTGCCGTTTCGCCGTTTAATTTCACGGCCCTGGGAGCGCACATTGCCTTAACGCCCGCGATTCTGGGTAATGTGGTTCTGTGGAAACCATCGCCAATGGCGGTGCTTTCCAACTACATCCTCTACCAAATCATGGAGGAAGCCGGGCTGCCCAAGGGAGTTGTTCAGTTCCTACCCGTCGCTGATCCGACGACGGTCGTTGATCCTGCCCTCTCCAGTCGCGATTTTGCTGGGCTGCACTATACAGGCTCTTCCGTTGTTCTAAGGTCTCTCTGTGCTCGTATTGGCGTCAACACGCACATCTACAGGAATCTCCCCCGCGTAGTAGGGGAGAGTGGCGGCAAGAACTTCCACCTCGTCCACAACTCCTGTAAGGATGATGTCGACTGGCTGGCCTCAGCAGCGGTCCGATCTGCGTACGAGTTCCAGGGGCAAAAGTGCAGTGCACTATCCCGGTTCTATGTTCCGCGGTCCCTGTGGGACCAGGGAGATTTGAAGAAAGCCCTGCTTCGCGAGGCCGCGAAGATGACCCACGGCGACGACGTCAAGGACCTCCATCACCCCTTGGGGCCCTTGGTGTCACAAGAGGCTTTTCAACGGTTCCAGCAGTTTGTCGACAGGGCACAGAGTGATGGACACGAGCTAGTCTACGGTGGTAAAACGGATGGCAGCCGTGGCTTCTTCGTTCAGCCTGCCATTTTCATGGCCAGCGACGgcgacagcgacagcgagctGATGACAACGGAGCTATTTGGGCCTCTATTTGCCGTGCAGACCTATGATGATAGCTCACCTACTGGCTTCGAGAAGGTCTGTGAGCTGATTGACAAGACATCCGAGTACGGGCTAGCGGGCTCTGTCTTCTCCCGCGATCGGATGGCCATCCGAGTTGCTGACGAGAAGCTGCGAGACTCGGTCGGCATGTTTTGCATCAACGATAAGAGTACGGGGGCAATTATTGGAGCACATCCGTTCGGAGGAGCGCGGTCTAGTGGCACAAATGACAAGGCCAACTCGGTTAATGTCCTGCTTCGATTCTCGAGCATTCGCTGTGTCAAGGACACCTACGTAACTGGGAGCGCGACCCTGGGCGCATGTCATGTTCCGGAATAG